From the genome of Burkholderia pyrrocinia:
CGTGCTGCGCGCGCTGCTCGACGAGTTCATCGAACGCCATCCGGCCGTGTCGATTCGCCTGCAACTGCTCGACCGTCCCGTCAGCCTGATCGACGAAGGGATGGACGTCGCGCTGCGTATCGCGCATCTGTCCGATTCCACGCTCGTCGCGATTCCGGTCGGCACGGTGCGGCGCGTCGTCGTGGCGTCTCCCGGCTATCTGGCGAAACATCCGGCGATCGATGCGCCGGCCGATCTCGCGCAGCACCGGATCATCTCGATGACGCACTTCGGGCTCGACTCATGGAGCTTCCCGCCGTCCGGGCCGACCGCGCTGCCGCAGGTCGTCCAGTTCGCGCCGCGCTTCATCGTCAACACGATCCGCGGCGCGGTCGCGTCGGCCGTCGCCGGCCACGGCGTCACGCGGCTCTTTTCGTATCACGTCGCCGAACAGGTGCGCGACGGCACGCTGCGGATCGTGCTGCGCGACAGCGAGCATGCGCCGCTGCCGATCCATCTCGTCACACCTTACGGACGGCTGTCGGTTCCGAAGGTGCGCGCGTTCGTCGATTTCGCAACGCCGCGCCTGCGCGAGCACTTCGCGCGGCTGGCGGCCATTACCGATGGCGATTGAACCGACTTACGGAAGAATGGCTTTCGTGTGCCGGTGATTCTCTCGACATTCGACTCAATCTAGACTTTCTTCAATCGACGGACGCACGTGGCACCCGTCCAGCGAATGGAGGTCGACATGCATCAAGCGCTTCCCGATCGGTCCCGTGCACATGCGTCCAACGTGACGCGCGGCACGGTGTCCGCCGCCAGCCCGGCCGGCATCGGCCTGGCAGGTTTCGTGTCCATGCCGCTGCCGGCGATCATCGCCGTGCACGGGTTTCCGGCATCGACGGCCGCGTCTTCCGGCACGGCGAACCTCGGTGGGTATTCGGCCGGTGCGCGCGTGGCGGACGCGCTGGCGCTCCCGGTCGGTTCGATCGCGACGGCGAGGGCGCAATGAGCACGACCGCACATGCGACGGCCGCGGCGTTCGCCGAACGGCCGGCCGCCAGTTATGCCGAACGCAACGCGCGCTACTGGCGGCGCAATCTTGCCGTCTGCGTATTCGGATCGTTCACGACGCTCGTCAGCTTGAGCATGCTGCTGCCATTCCTGCCGCTGTACGTGCGGCAACTCGGCGTCGACACGCAGTCGGCCGTGATCCAGTGGTCGGGCATCGCGTTCGGCGCGACGTTTCTCGGCACGGCCGTCACCGCGCCGTTGTGGGGCCGCCTCGCTGACCGCTTCGGCCGCAAGCCGATGCTCGTGCGCGCGGCGATCGGGATGGCCATCGTGATGTCGCTGATCGGCATCGCGCACAACGTGGTCGAACTCGTCGCGCTGCGACTGATCGCGGGGCTCGTCGGCGGCTATGCGTCAGCGTCGACCGTGATGGTCGGCACGCAGGCGCCGCGCGAGCGCGCGGGCTGGGCGCTCGGCATCCTGTCGACCGGCGCGCTCGCCGGCAATCTCGTCGGGCCGCTCGTCGGCGGGCTGCTGCCGGGCTGGCTCGGCATTCGCGGCACGTTTTTCGCGGGTGGCGCGATGATCGCCGTCGCCGCGCTGCTGACGATCTTCGTCGTGAAGGAAGACTTCCACGGGGACACCG
Proteins encoded in this window:
- a CDS encoding MFS transporter gives rise to the protein MSTTAHATAAAFAERPAASYAERNARYWRRNLAVCVFGSFTTLVSLSMLLPFLPLYVRQLGVDTQSAVIQWSGIAFGATFLGTAVTAPLWGRLADRFGRKPMLVRAAIGMAIVMSLIGIAHNVVELVALRLIAGLVGGYASASTVMVGTQAPRERAGWALGILSTGALAGNLVGPLVGGLLPGWLGIRGTFFAGGAMIAVAALLTIFVVKEDFHGDTDAKARSSGAAASTAHGTNRAAVAALLVTAMMVLLANMSIEPIITVYIGGLGVGGDHLARVAGVVMACSALGSMLTAARLGALADRIGSWNVIVGCLLLTALAMVPQAFVTHWWQLAALRVLMGMTLAGLLPSIGKLVRQSVDERATGQMLGYLQSAQFSGQVIGPVIGGQIGVALGLHSVFFVTGALLAACAVLAHWGRGR